DNA from Rubripirellula lacrimiformis:
CGGCGGGCCGTTGTTCTTTCACAGCACTCAGTGCGAAGGTTGCGGTCAGACGGTCGGAATGTGCGCATCGTGCCTGCAGGTGACCGCGATGCGTTCCACCGCCGGTGGGCATTGGCAATGCGTTTGCTGCAACAGCGAATGGAACCTGTGCGATAATCGGTGCAATCACGGTGTCTGCAACGGTGTTGTTTCGGTTGCGAATCTGCCCGCTGAAACCACGCCATCTCAGTCGATGCAGATGGCACCCAAGCTGGTCAGCGCTGACGCCAACCTTTGCTGGTTCTGCTCACTGAACCGAGTCATCCCCGACCTTTCAATTGTCGGGAACTTACAGAAGTGGCGGCGGCTGGAATTCGCCAAGCATCGTGTTCTGCATGGTGTGCATCAGATCGGGCTGCCGATTTTTGCCGACAGCGATTCGGTACAGCCTCGTTTGACGTTCGATTTCAAGTCCTCCGAAGTCGAGTCGGTTTCGACAGGTCATCAAAACGGCGTGATCACGATCGACATTGACGAAGCGGACAGCGTTCAACGCGAGAGGATTCGCGTCAAGTTCGGCGAGCCGCAGCGGACCCTTGTGGGGCACTTTCGACACGAACTTGGTCACTACTTTTGGGATGTGTGTGTCAATCCACGGCGCCTTGACGACTACCGTCAGCTATTCGGCGACCACGTCCATCCGAACTACACCGATGCGCAGCAAGCATATTACGCCGGTGGTCCACCGATCGATTGGCAGGATCGTTTCATCAGCGAATATGCGACGATGCATCCTTGGGAAGACTTCGCTGAAACGTTCAACGCCTACCTGGATATGGCCGCGATCGTCAGCACGTCGACTCACTTCAACAAGTTAACCGTCAACGTCGACGGACACGACTTTGACCAACTGCTCGACGCTTATCAGGGCATCGGGATCGCTGTTAACGAATTGAACCGTGACATCGGGCTGTTGGATTTGGTCCCCGAGGTGTTCAACCCGTCGGTTGTCCAAAAACTTCGCTTTGTCCACTCGCTCGCCAACGGCTGTTGAACGGATCAGGCGTGCTTGGTTGCGTGCGGCGGATACTCCATGATTTCATCATCGGCGATCAGCCACAGGCGGTCCGTCTGCTTCGTTTGGATCGCGTGCGTGCCGGTGAATTCGCCGATTGCTGGAAAGACAAGGCAACCGGACGAATACCAGAAACAGGGCAGTTTTCCGAACGATTCTCGGCCCTTGCCGATTCGAACGGCCGGGTGCAAA
Protein-coding regions in this window:
- a CDS encoding zinc-binding metallopeptidase family protein; amino-acid sequence: MRAYECQCGGPLFFHSTQCEGCGQTVGMCASCLQVTAMRSTAGGHWQCVCCNSEWNLCDNRCNHGVCNGVVSVANLPAETTPSQSMQMAPKLVSADANLCWFCSLNRVIPDLSIVGNLQKWRRLEFAKHRVLHGVHQIGLPIFADSDSVQPRLTFDFKSSEVESVSTGHQNGVITIDIDEADSVQRERIRVKFGEPQRTLVGHFRHELGHYFWDVCVNPRRLDDYRQLFGDHVHPNYTDAQQAYYAGGPPIDWQDRFISEYATMHPWEDFAETFNAYLDMAAIVSTSTHFNKLTVNVDGHDFDQLLDAYQGIGIAVNELNRDIGLLDLVPEVFNPSVVQKLRFVHSLANGC